The Pempheris klunzingeri isolate RE-2024b chromosome 1, fPemKlu1.hap1, whole genome shotgun sequence genome includes a region encoding these proteins:
- the lingo1b gene encoding leucine-rich repeat and immunoglobulin-like domain-containing nogo receptor-interacting protein 1-B translates to MSPQVSSRMVSGEAGGHSYLVACWQPILILMLGTVLSGSTTGCPSRCDCNAQERSVLCHRRRLAALPEGIPTETRLLDLSKNRLKTLGPEEFINYPQLEELQLNENTISSIEPGAFSNLMNLRILGLRNNQLKLIQLGVFTGLTNLTQLDISENKIVILLDYMFQELYNLRALEVGDNDLVFISPRSFHGLSNLESLNIEGCNLASVPTDALSHLHNLLSLRLRYLNVTVIRDYSFKRLYRLRVLEISHMPALDTMTAKCLFGLNLTSLSITNCNLTAIPYQAISHLRYLRFLNLSFNPINTVEGNQLFNLQKLQAFHLAGGRLAAIEPYSFRGLNHLRVLNVSSNRLNTLEESVFHSVGNLETLALYDNPLACDCRLLWVFRRRWRLNFNRQQPMCASPEGVQGKEFKDFPDILPSDHFTCQKSKIVDYKVQESHVDEGTTVHFTCQAVGDPVPVIMWLSPKKEYITMKTVGSRLSVSNEGTLEVRYSQIQDNGTYLCIASNAAGNDTKAAHLFVHSYSPNWPHQPNKTFAFISNQPSDEGANVTRATVPFPFDVKTLIIATTMGFISFLGVVLFCLVILFLWSRGKDNTKSSIEVEYVPRKEETEEASPTEASIQFNMKIM, encoded by the coding sequence ATGTCTCCACAGGTAAGCAGTAGGATGGTGTCTGGGGAGGCAGGAGGGCACAGCTACTTGGTGGCATGCTGGCAGCCCATCCTGATCCTGATGCTGGGCACCGTCCTTTCTGGCTCCACCACTGGTTGCCCGTCCCGGTGCGACTGCAACGCTCAGGAGCGTTCAGTCCTGTGCCATCGAAGGAGACTGGCAGCTCTTCCTGAGGGTATACCCACTGAAACAAGACTGCTAGACCTCAGCAAGAACCGTCTGAAAACTCTGGGGCCTGAGGAGTTCATTAATTACCCTCAGCTGGAGGAGCTTCAacttaatgaaaacacaatttcatCCATTGAGCCTGGGGCTTTTAGCAACCTTATGAACCTTCGAATTCTGGGTTTGCGCAACAACCAGCTGAAGCTCATTCAGTTGGGAGTGTTCACAGGCCTGACCAACCTCACCCAGCTGGATATTAGTGAGAACAAAATTGTCATTCTGCTCGACTATATGTTCCAGGAGCTGTACAACCTGAGGGCTCTGGAGGTTGGTGATAATGACCTAGTATTCATCTCACCCCGATCATTTCATGGCCTCAGCAACCTTGAAAGCCTCAACATTGAGGGATGCAATCTGGCCTCAGTGCCCACTGATGCCCTTAGCCATCTGCATAACCTGTTGTCACTTCGATTACGCTATCTCAACGTCACTGTCATTAGGGATTACTCCTTTAAGAGGCTGTATCGGCTTAGGGTACTGGAGATATCTCATATGCCTGCCCTGGATACAATGACTGCAAAATGCCTGTTTGGACTCAACCTCACATCACTGTCCATCACAAACTGCAATCTTACTGCCATCCCCTACCAAGCCATCAGTCACCTAAGATATCTTCGGTTTTTGAATCTATCTTTCAATCCCATTAATACTGTGGAAGGGAACCAACTGTTCAATCTACAGAAGCTCCAGGCTTTTCATTTGGCGGGTGGGAGATTAGCTGCCATTGAGCCATACTCTTTCCGAGGACTCAACCATCTCCGTGTACTCAATGTATCCAGCAATAGACTGAACACCCTGGAGGAGTCAGTCTTCCACTCAGTGGGAAACCTGGAGACCCTGGCTTTGTATGACAACCCACTGGCCTGCGATTGTCGCTTGCTCTGGGTCTTCCGCAGGCGGTGGAGGCTCAACTTTAACAGACAACAGCCCATGTGTGCTTCACCTGAGGGTGTGCAAGGAAAAGAGTTCAAGGACTTCCCAGACATCCTCCCTTCTGATCATTTTACCTGTCAGAAATCAAAGATTGTAGATTATAAGGTTCAAGAAAGCCATGTAGATGAAGGAACAACAGTTCATTTCACTTGCCAAGCTGTGGGTGATCCAGTCCCTGTGATAATGTGGCTATCCCCTAAGAAGGAATACATCACAATGAAGACTGTGGGGTCAAGACTTTCTGTGTCTAATGAGGGCACATTGGAGGTGCGCTACTCCCAAATCCAGGATAATGGCACCTACTTGTGCATTGCAAGCAATGCAGCTGGCAATGACACCAAAGCTGCTCACCTTTTTGTCCACAGCTACTCCCCCAACTGGCCCCACCAGCCGAACAAGACATTTGCCTTCATTTCCAACCAGCCAAGTGATGAAGGTGCTAATGTGACCCGGGCCACAGTTCCATTTCCATTTGATGTAAAGACACTTATCATTGCAACCACCATGGGATTTATCTCTTTCCTGGGAGTTGTCCTCTTTTGTCTTGTGATATTATTCCTCTGGAGTAGAGGGAAAGACAATACTAAGTCAAGTATAGAGGTTGAATACGTGCCACGTAAAGAAGAAACGGAGGAGGCCAGCCCAACTGAGGCATCCATACAATTCAACATGAAAATCATGTGA